Part of the Gammaproteobacteria bacterium genome, AGCGCGCTGCAATACTTCTTGAAACGCCACCAATAATTCTCGCAAATCCACACTGGGTAATGGCCGTGTTTGTGACATCTCCGGCAATTCTACGCAGGCTCTTGCGGTATCACGCTCCATTCTGGTTAGGCTATCGATATTTTCAGCGGCTTTTTTATAACGTTCATACTCTTGTAAACGCCTCACTAACTCCGCGCGTGGGTCATCAACTTCTTCATCCACGCTTTCTGGACGTGGCAGCAACATACGAGACTTAATTTCTGCCAAACTTGCAGCCATAACCAAATATTCTGCTGCCAATTCAAATCTTAATCCTTCCATAAGAGCAATATATTCCAGATATTGCGCAGTGATTTTAGCGATAGGAATATCTAAAATATCTAAATTTTGTTTTTTAATCAGATAAAGCAAAAAGTCTAATGGCCCTTCAAACGCTTCAAGGAATACTTCTAATGCATCTGGCGGAATATACAGATCTTGTGGCATTTCCAGCCATTGTTTACCCAATACCGTCGCGATAGGGAGATTGTTGCTTATAGGTTGCTGTTCCAAGGTCATTCCTCAAATCTCAAAAGGATTAATAATATCAATATCGCATTCTAAAAAATCTTTGGTGTTACGCGTTGCTAAAGTTGCATTTGCAGCTGTCGCAATCGCAGCAATTTGTGCATCTAGCGTACTCATTGGAATTCCTGCATTTTTCCTGCGCGCAAGAAGAATTCCATAACATGCTGCTGATGTAACATCAAATGCAAGGATTCTTTGATTAAATGCCGCCTGAATGACCTGATGAAATGACGTTTCTATATCATTTCGTCTTTTTCCTGTTGGCAAATTTTGTAAACCATAATAAATTTCAGCAACTGAAATACTAGTTGTATAAAGCATTAAAATACTTTGCTGATCTAACCATGCGATAACTGTTTTATTTGGCACTGGTTTCATCAGCTCAGAAATAATATTAGTATCAAGAATTATCATTCTCTATTGCTCAAAATCAAGTGCGTCATGAATTTCCCGTTTCGGCAACACCAACTCAACACCATTTCGCGAACCAAAGTGCTCTCCAAATATTTGACTTAGCTTTTGCGGCAAGATGACGGCTTGCGAGATAATACAACGCACTTCTTCTTCCATAGAAACACCGTGCGCCACTGCCAGAAGCTGTAATTGATTATAGACATCATCGTTTAACTTTCGAATGCTCAAACTTGCCATGTTCACACCCCTACGCCAATTAGCTTGTCTAAATGATAGCATATGCTAGCAGAAAAACCAGATTGTTTTTTGAAAATATTGGCGCTAGCATGCGCGCCTATATTTTATTACACCAGTATTTATGCGCCCACTCATTCGCCAAACTCAAATTGACCAAGCAGCCGATTGCCTTAAAAAAGGTGGCCTTGTTGCCATGCCTACTGAAACTGTCTATGGACTTGCGGCAGATGCGAGTAACGATGCTGCTGTCAGAAAAATTTTTGCGGCCAAAGGTCGCCCCGCCGATCATCCATTAATTGTACACATCGCAAGCATAAAAGAACTGCCACATTGGGCGATTGAAATTCCTGATTATGCATTTAAACTGGCTGAACAATATTGGCCAGGACCGATGACTTTAATCTTGAAAAAACAGGCACACGTACTAGATAGCGTGACCGGGCGACAAAATACTGTCGGTATTCGTATTCCACAACATACGGTAGCGCAACAACTTCTAAAGGCATTTGGAGGTGGATTGGCCGCACCTTCAGCCAATCGATTCGGACAAATTAGCCCAACATCAGCCGCGCATGTACAAAAACATTTAGGTGATGTTGTCGATATTATATTAGACGGTGGAAATTGTGGCATTGGTATTGAGTCAACGATTATTGATTGTTCAGGAGACTCTCCACGCATTTTACGGCCGGGGATGATTACAGAAACAATGTTAAAAGATACTATAGGACTGGGTGCCAGCCTACGCTGGCATGACACATTAGACAAAACCCCTGAATCGCCTAGAGTATCCGGCGAGCTGCCATCTCATTATGCGCCACAAACATTGACTCGATTACTGGATGCAAAAACTATTGATAACATTCTTACAAATACTGAAACTAAAAATATTGTTATATTAAGTTCACGCAAACCAATAATACATCACATCAAATTATATGATTCACGCGTGCCGCATCGCAGCCCATATATCGACCCCAATATTTGTTCTTGGATTGTTATGCCAACTGAGCCCTATGCGTATGCGCATCATCTTTATCAACAATTACATTTTGCAGATAGTTTACACTGCCAGGAAATTTTAATTGAGCATGTGCCTGACGCGCCAGAATGGATTGGGATTTTGGATAGAATTACGAAGGCTAGTAATCATAAACGCTGATGTAGGGGCGACCGGTTGGTCGCCCTGTTTCAAATTGCAATATCAATAAATTAACTACTGCCCCTGCGCCAACGAAAATCCTCTCTCGCCATCAAAACAATATAAATTTTCGGTTTTAATCACATCCAATTTTTTATCATTGAAATACTGCAACAAATCAATAATTTCCTGATGATCACAAGCATCAAAACCTTTAGATACTTGAAAGCGGCAACAACAATGATCACCAAACGCTGTTTGACTAATTCCCTTCGGCCATACTTTTACACCACGACTTGTAATTGTCTGTAATTGCAAACGCCCTGGAACGACTTCTAGAATTCCACCTAATTCAGCTGCAGTAAATTTTGCACTATCAACAAAAACATCCACGCCAATCAGTTGTTTTATAGAGAGATGTTTTTGTGCGCCAAAACACGCCACTTTCGCTGTGCCACCTGCAGATTTAAATTCTGCCACTGAAAAATGTCTTGGATTTTTTCCTAAATTTTCAATCACGGCATCGGCAAATTCATCCGTATTCACTTTCTTGTTGCTAATATCAGGACGATAAATATCCGCGGTATGAATCCCCTCTTCTAAGGTTCTTAACCACGCATTCTCAATCATCGCCGCAACCACTGGTTGATTAATATGAATCAACATTTGAATTGCGCCTTGCAACAACCCTGATGGATTTGCAATTTTTTTTCCGGCAATATCAGGAGCCGAACCATGAATCGCTTCGAAAACCGCGACTTCTTCGCCAATATTAGATGAGCCTGCCATGCCAACTGATCCCATAATTTGCGCCGCAACATCAGAAATAATATCGCCATAGAGATTCGACGTGACAATCACATCAAAACGCTCAGGATCTGCGGCTAATTGCGCGGTACCAATATCGACAATATAATAATCACTCTGAATATCTGGATATTCCGCTGAAATCTCTTTAAATACTTGATGAAAAATTCCATCTGTCATTTTCATAATATTGTCTTTACTGAAACATGACACTTTTTTACGATTAAATTTTCGTGCATATTCAAATGCATAATGAATAATCCGCTCGCAACCGGGTCGACTAATCAGCTTTAAACATTGATAAACATCTTCGGTTTGCCTATGCTCAATGCCAGCGTAAAGATCTTCTTCGTTTTCTCGTACAATGACCAAATCCATATTAGGAAAGTGAGTTTTAATATAAGGTGACAATGCCCGACAAGGACGCACATTGGCATACAATCCCAACACTTTGCGAATAGTCACATTGAGACTGTTGTAACCGCCCCCTAATGGCGTCGTGATCGGGGCTTTTAATAACACCTTTGTCCGTTGCAAAGAGCGCCACGCATCATCAGGAATGCCGGATGTATTGCCAGAAAGATAAACCTTCTCACCGACATCAATCACTTCTGGAGCAATATCCGCACCCGCGGCTGTTAAAATTTTTAATACTGCCGCCATGATTTCAGGACCGATACCGTCTCCATATGCCACGGTAACAGGGGTTTTGATGGCCATAATGCGTTTCCTTAGGTAAAAAATTGAGGCTATTGGCAGCAGCCAAAGATCCTGGTAGGATAATACTTCAAAGTTCACAAAGTAACTAACGTGCTGCGTTAAAAGGATATTAACTCAACTCGAGCAAGGAAGGAATCTCATGAAGTACCCTAAGCAGTTTTTCGCATTATTATTGGCTAGTCTACTTGCCTCAAGCATTTCTCAAGCGGCCACTTCCAAAGAAATACGGCCAAATCAAGTACCACAAAGCGTAAAATTCTATCTATCGCAACCTGAGGGTAAAATCGTAACCCTTACCTTTCAGAATTCCGCTCTGCCCGCTAAGTTTTTATGCTACTTCGATACGAGCCCCCAAACCAAAGGTATTCGAGCCAGTATCACCAGTGATAATAATATCCTGGATTTTTCCAGTGACGGGTCCTCTAACATCATGGAAGCAGGAAAAAGCAAGCCTGCAATGTTTACAGTTGCGTCTGCAACAGGAAATCAGCGCAAAGGATCTGTCACTTTTACTTTAGATATGAGTGGCTCTAAATTTAGAGGTAACTCAATTTCCATGACATGCACAATGAGTAAGTAGTGTCAAGAAAATCATGCATTGAATTCGACTCACTTATGCTATTAATCCTTGAGCATAAGGCCATTTCACCCTAGAATCTCATTACTGTCTTTAAACGAGTCATCGTAATGTTATTATGTGGTTTTAATGTAGGCTTAGATCATCCCTTATTTCTTATGGCCGGCCCTTGCGTGGTGGAATCCGAGCAAATGGCGCTGGATACCGCTGGTGAATTAAAAGAAATCACCGAACGACTGGGCATCCCTTTTATTTATAAATCGTCTTTTGACAAGGCAAACCGTACGTCGCATCTGAGCTTTCGTGGTTTAGGGATTGAAAAAAGTCTCGCTATTCTAGAAAAAGTCAAAAAAACCTTTGGCGTGCCCATTGTCACTGACGTACACGAAGATTCTCCTTTGAATGAAGTCGCCGCAGTTGTGGATGTATTACAAACCCCCGCTTTCTTATGCCGACAAACTAATTTCATTCAGCGCGTGGTTGAATTGGGTAAGCCGGTGAATATTAAAAAGGGCCAATTTTTAGCGCCTTGGGATATGATTCATGTGGTTGAAAAGGCGCGCGCTGCCGGCAATCATCAAGTTATGGTGTGCGAACGTGGCGTCAGCTTTGGCTATAACAATTTAGTCTCTGATATGCGCTCCCTCGCCATAATGCGTGAAACCCAGTGTCCAGTAGTATTTGATGCCACGCATTCCGTGCAATTGCCCGGCGGCCAAGGTGGGAAATCAGGCGGACAACGCGCAATGGTGCCGGTGCTAGCACGTGCAGCCGTTGCCGTGGGTATCTCAGGAATATTTATGGAAACACATCCGAATCCCGATCAAGCACTCAGCGATGGCCCTAACTCTTGGCCCATGCATTTGATGGAGTCTTTATTATCTTCACTTCTGGTGATTGATCAGGCAGTGAAATCGCGGGGATTTTTGGAAGACATGGTCTCTTGACGCCATTAAAAAAACAGAGAAGAAAAATAGAGGGATTGCAATCTGTTTGCACCTCTGTTAGCTTGAGAAATGACATACTTCGTTAACGGAGTAATTTTTTTACTTAAAGGAGAGAAAATAAATGTGCAAATATTACACTCGTATATTAGCCGCTGTTGCAATCATCGTTGGTATTTTGTCTTTAGTACTACCTATGGATAAAGCTGCTGCAATCGTCGCTATCGAAAACTTCTTCGGCGTGATGCTTCCTATCCTTGCTGTTGGCGCTTTGTTTAAATACATATTCAGCTGCACTAAAGCTAAAGATTGTGATAAAGACAATGGTCAATGCAAAAAATAAATTGATCGCTTAAATTTATTTGTACGTGACGTGAGGGCAGGCACAAAACCTGCCCCTACATTTGTTCTTTAATTGCACTAATTATCAATCCATTTTCGTTTCCACTCGCTAAAAAACCTTCGCAAACACCATAGCCAATAATTACTGCTAACTGATTATCAATATAGAGCAATGGCACTCTATCTCTTTCCCACACCGGAACATGCCATTCTTGAAAACATTTCTTCAATGAACGCCCGCCTTTTCTATAGGCTAAATAAACACGCTCATCTCCTTGACGAAAACGTATTTCACAGTTTTGAGTAGAGTGAAACTTAATACCCGATCCCACACAAGAAACTGCTTGAAGAATGATCCCTAAGCTTTCTATCCTCAAATCAGACTGTAAATTCCAAGAAAACACCTGACTAGCATCATGTGTTGCTTGCACAGGCATCGCTATCAAAGCATCTTGATAACGCCGCACTTCTACTGCACCCCATGTGATCATAGGATTTTTATCTTGATGCGCAGTTAAAAAAACATGTAATAAATTGGCCAATTTATCTTCATTCGGCAATGAATAATTTAAGTAGGATAACCAATGACGAACAACATGTTTTTGCTGTATGGGCGTTAAATTCTTTAATTGTGTAACTGATAATGCATTGTTTGCTAAAACACATTGATTAAACAATGGCTGAGTATATTCATCTACTATTTTTTCTGATTCCGCACAATGTTTTGCACTACGCGCGATAGTTTCAACTGCACTCGGCCAGCGTTGTTTCAGCAACGGCATAATTTCATGACGAATAAAATTACGTGAAAAACGTGTATTCTGATTACTATCATCATCAATCCAAATTAATTGATGTTGTTTCGCATATTCTACAAGCTCAGCGCGAGAAATATTGAGGAATGGCCTTAGCAACATTCCCTGACCCAACACACTGCTTGCCGGCATGGCGGACATTCCTTTTGGGCCCGCGCCTCGTAACAATTGTAATACTACGGTTTCTGCTTGATCATCTTGATGATGGCCGGTCAACAAGTAATCACCAGACTGCAAAAGAGAGGAAAAATAATGGTAACGAAGTTCACGCGCGCACGCTTCGAGGTTTTCCTGTGAAGGCGACATATTTAAAGCATGTACACTTAATTCAACATCAAGCGTTTGGCAAACCAGCTCGCAATGCCGTTGCCAATCGCTTGCTTTAGCGTTTAAGCCATGGTGAATATGAATAGCCCTCAAGGTAAATTTATAGTGCTGTCGCAAACTCACTAAAGCATGTAGCAACACATGCGAGTCTACACCACCGCTATAAGCTACCCAAACAATCATCTCAAGCCATATGCCATTAAACGCTGATAACGACGCTCTAATAATTGATCTGTGGGTAATTGCGATAATTTTCTTAGCTGCTCTGACAGAGTGTGCTTTAATGTCATCGCCATCAAATCATAATCCCCATGTGCGCCCCCAATAGGCTCAGGGATAATCTTATCGATCAAATTCAAACCCATCACTCGATCAGCAGTCACGCCCATCGCTTCGGCAGCTTGCGCTGATTTTTCAGCGCTTTTCCATAAAATAGAAGCACAGCCTTCAGGCGAAATAACTGAATAAATGCTGTATTGCAGCATCATGACACAATCTCCTACGCCTATGGCTAGCGCGCCCCCTGAACCACCTTCGCCGATCACGGTACAAATAATAGGTGTTTCTAATTTCGCCATTTCATAGAGATTACGCGCAATTGCTTCACTTTGATTACGTGCTTCGGCATCGATTCCTGGATAGGCCCCAGGGGTATCAATCAACGTAATAACCGGCAATTTAAAGCGTTCTGCTAACTGCATGACGCGTAAGGCTTTACGATAATCTTCCGGTTTGGGCATGCCAAAGTTATGTTTTAGCTTTTCTTGTGTTTTACGGCCTTTTTGCTGGCCAATCACGACCACAGGCACACCATCCAAACGTGCAATACCACAGACAATCGTTGCACCATCATCTAGGTGCCTATCACCATGTAATTCATCAAAATCGGTAAATACCCGATCAATGTAATCTTGCGTATAAGGACGCATGGGGTGACGCGCCAACTGAACTTTCTGCCAAGTCGTGAGTTTGGAAAAGGTAGATTCGGTCAACTCTTGGGCTTTTTTCTCCAAGCGCTGAATTTCATCAGCAATATTCATCCCACCATCAGAATCTACGTGTCGTAGCTCTTCAATTTTGTCCTTCAAATCAGCAATAGGCTGTTCAAAATCAAGATAATTCAAATTCATCGGATAAACCCCCGCTAACGTTACATTTTGACACATGTTAGCAGCTCCCCAAGTCATTTAGTAGAGGCGCCGCCCATCTCCTTTGCGCTGGCTTAAACAGAAACTACCATAACTATTTGAAATATAGAGTTTCTTATACTATAAGTAGCAGACTTCAAAAATCTCACCTTCCAATATCAGGAGAAAGCTATGCCGCGCGAACAACTTATAAACGAGCTCGCTACTCTACAAGCCGCGCTTAGCGAAAAAGAAGCTGCTTTAGCTGAAGCAAGCACAGCAGCAGGTGAGACATTAAGTATTTATCAGTGTCCAATCACCCAGGATGTCATTAAAGATCCTGTGATGCTAGAAGGGCGTCCATTTGAGAGATCAGCATTATTACAACATATTCGCTATCGCCTTGACCAGGGGCTGCCCATAACCGATCCTGTGACAAACTTAGCTTTGAATCGTCCGATTGATATATCACAGCTGTCCTCCTGCATTTTTTATAAACAGGCGCTTGAGCAAAACTTTCCAGTGATTGCAAAACTGTTATCAGAAATACAAAAGCTAGAACAAGAAATTGCTGCAATTGAAGCACAACTTGAAACATTAGACGCTACTGAAACACCAAGCATTTTTCCCACTACTGCAGTAACAACGCTTGATCCTACAACTGATAGATATCCAGCTGCGGCAGCCCTCCTTACGCACTTCCAACCGCGCCGACATGACAATTCAAACCTTGCACCTACTGTAAAAATAATATTAATCGGACATACAGAGGCTAAAAAAAGCCAGTTGTTGGATGCGTATTTTGGAACTCGCGATCCTTCTTTTTTTGACATTGATTTTCGAAGGGGATCCATCGAGCTAGAAGACCACTCTACTGTCACAATACAATGTCAAGATACTGCAGGCCAGGAAAGATTTCTTAACATAGCACTCAGTTCAGTTCATCGAAACGATGCGATTTTCTTCATCTACAATCCATATAATGAAAATTCCTTGAATTATGTACGCGAGGTGTTATCAACTAACCTCTGGATGACACAAGGTGATTCTATTGCACACCTAGTTGCGTATATTCCCAATAATGAGCATTACACTGGTGACTATGCTGCTTTTGGAGCCACCCTTGCAGCCGAACATAGCATCCCTCATTATGTTATTCACTCAAATGAGTTAGATCCGACTGCAGCAAGAAATGCTCTTGCTGTCCTATTTAACTCTACTGCACATCAAGTACTAAGCAATCGACAAGCAAATGCAGCTCAATCTCCTGAAGCACCACGTGGACAACAACCAGGACGTTGTAGCATCATGTAATTGCTAAATCTGTAAAAAATGCAGCGTTAATACCCAACCGACACTGCATTTTCCCCAAGCAAAAGACATAGAGAATCGACTAACACATCGCGCGGGGTGACTTTCCATTTCTCGCCCATAAGAATCTGTATATTATTATTTTCTTGTATATAATCAATATAGACTGGACACAGGCCGCCACAATGCGGTAATAATATTTTTTCAAGTTGGCGTAATTTTTCTGGCATTAATTGTGCCGCAGGCAAACGCAATAATATGCCTTTTGCATAGTTAAT contains:
- the kdsA gene encoding 3-deoxy-8-phosphooctulonate synthase, encoding MLLCGFNVGLDHPLFLMAGPCVVESEQMALDTAGELKEITERLGIPFIYKSSFDKANRTSHLSFRGLGIEKSLAILEKVKKTFGVPIVTDVHEDSPLNEVAAVVDVLQTPAFLCRQTNFIQRVVELGKPVNIKKGQFLAPWDMIHVVEKARAAGNHQVMVCERGVSFGYNNLVSDMRSLAIMRETQCPVVFDATHSVQLPGGQGGKSGGQRAMVPVLARAAVAVGISGIFMETHPNPDQALSDGPNSWPMHLMESLLSSLLVIDQAVKSRGFLEDMVS
- a CDS encoding acetyl-CoA carboxylase carboxyltransferase subunit alpha, whose protein sequence is MNLNYLDFEQPIADLKDKIEELRHVDSDGGMNIADEIQRLEKKAQELTESTFSKLTTWQKVQLARHPMRPYTQDYIDRVFTDFDELHGDRHLDDGATIVCGIARLDGVPVVVIGQQKGRKTQEKLKHNFGMPKPEDYRKALRVMQLAERFKLPVITLIDTPGAYPGIDAEARNQSEAIARNLYEMAKLETPIICTVIGEGGSGGALAIGVGDCVMMLQYSIYSVISPEGCASILWKSAEKSAQAAEAMGVTADRVMGLNLIDKIIPEPIGGAHGDYDLMAMTLKHTLSEQLRKLSQLPTDQLLERRYQRLMAYGLR
- a CDS encoding NADP-dependent isocitrate dehydrogenase, which encodes MAIKTPVTVAYGDGIGPEIMAAVLKILTAAGADIAPEVIDVGEKVYLSGNTSGIPDDAWRSLQRTKVLLKAPITTPLGGGYNSLNVTIRKVLGLYANVRPCRALSPYIKTHFPNMDLVIVRENEEDLYAGIEHRQTEDVYQCLKLISRPGCERIIHYAFEYARKFNRKKVSCFSKDNIMKMTDGIFHQVFKEISAEYPDIQSDYYIVDIGTAQLAADPERFDVIVTSNLYGDIISDVAAQIMGSVGMAGSSNIGEEVAVFEAIHGSAPDIAGKKIANPSGLLQGAIQMLIHINQPVVAAMIENAWLRTLEEGIHTADIYRPDISNKKVNTDEFADAVIENLGKNPRHFSVAEFKSAGGTAKVACFGAQKHLSIKQLIGVDVFVDSAKFTAAELGGILEVVPGRLQLQTITSRGVKVWPKGISQTAFGDHCCCRFQVSKGFDACDHQEIIDLLQYFNDKKLDVIKTENLYCFDGERGFSLAQGQ
- a CDS encoding type II toxin-antitoxin system VapC family toxin; amino-acid sequence: MIILDTNIISELMKPVPNKTVIAWLDQQSILMLYTTSISVAEIYYGLQNLPTGKRRNDIETSFHQVIQAAFNQRILAFDVTSAACYGILLARRKNAGIPMSTLDAQIAAIATAANATLATRNTKDFLECDIDIINPFEI
- a CDS encoding segregation/condensation protein A; the encoded protein is MTLEQQPISNNLPIATVLGKQWLEMPQDLYIPPDALEVFLEAFEGPLDFLLYLIKKQNLDILDIPIAKITAQYLEYIALMEGLRFELAAEYLVMAASLAEIKSRMLLPRPESVDEEVDDPRAELVRRLQEYERYKKAAENIDSLTRMERDTARACVELPEMSQTRPLPSVDLRELLVAFQEVLQRA
- the tilS gene encoding tRNA lysidine(34) synthetase TilS; protein product: MIVWVAYSGGVDSHVLLHALVSLRQHYKFTLRAIHIHHGLNAKASDWQRHCELVCQTLDVELSVHALNMSPSQENLEACARELRYHYFSSLLQSGDYLLTGHHQDDQAETVVLQLLRGAGPKGMSAMPASSVLGQGMLLRPFLNISRAELVEYAKQHQLIWIDDDSNQNTRFSRNFIRHEIMPLLKQRWPSAVETIARSAKHCAESEKIVDEYTQPLFNQCVLANNALSVTQLKNLTPIQQKHVVRHWLSYLNYSLPNEDKLANLLHVFLTAHQDKNPMITWGAVEVRRYQDALIAMPVQATHDASQVFSWNLQSDLRIESLGIILQAVSCVGSGIKFHSTQNCEIRFRQGDERVYLAYRKGGRSLKKCFQEWHVPVWERDRVPLLYIDNQLAVIIGYGVCEGFLASGNENGLIISAIKEQM
- a CDS encoding threonylcarbamoyl-AMP synthase, with amino-acid sequence MRPLIRQTQIDQAADCLKKGGLVAMPTETVYGLAADASNDAAVRKIFAAKGRPADHPLIVHIASIKELPHWAIEIPDYAFKLAEQYWPGPMTLILKKQAHVLDSVTGRQNTVGIRIPQHTVAQQLLKAFGGGLAAPSANRFGQISPTSAAHVQKHLGDVVDIILDGGNCGIGIESTIIDCSGDSPRILRPGMITETMLKDTIGLGASLRWHDTLDKTPESPRVSGELPSHYAPQTLTRLLDAKTIDNILTNTETKNIVILSSRKPIIHHIKLYDSRVPHRSPYIDPNICSWIVMPTEPYAYAHHLYQQLHFADSLHCQEILIEHVPDAPEWIGILDRITKASNHKR